GGTCCGCTGGTCGCGAGCGAGCGGTGCTGCTGCGCGTCGTAGAGAACCCGCCATGCGACCGCGATCACCCAAAACCCGCCGCCGATCAGGATGAAGCTCAGCAGATGGAACGGCCCGAAATGCGGATTGACCCGCCAGCCGAACATCATTTCGAGCAGATGCCCGGCGTCGTGCGAGAACCAGTCGATCCCCGGATAGCGGGACTGCAGCCAGCCCGACAGCAAGTAGATGGTCAGCGGAAAGCCGTACATCTCCGCGAACAGCGCGACCAGGAATGCACTGAACGCGCCGAACGAGCGCCAGTCACGGGTCGTCGTCGGCTTGAAGAAGCTGTAGGCGAACAGAATGAAGACGGCGGAATTGACGATGACCAGGCTCCAAAGGCCGTAGGCTTGTGTTTCGGCGCTCATGGCAGATTCCTTTCGTCTGGCTGATTGCGGTGACCGCCGTGTCCGCCATGGCCATGTCCTCCATGCATGAAGAAGTGCATGAAGACGCAGCCGAACGGCAGCAGATAGAACAGCGCGCCAAGCACATGGGCGCGGTGCTCGGTGAAGAGCAGGAACGCGCCGATCGCGAGGAAGCCGAGCAGGACGAGCCCTGCTCGGGACGTCAGAAAAGAACCTTGCGGGTGTTCGTGGTCCGAATGGTCATGTGTCGACATTGCGGGTCTCCTATTCGACGACGAGGCGGCCGCGGAACATGAAGAGATCGGCGACACCATTCGCCGAAGTGGGCTGACTGCCGCAATCACGAATACCGGCCGCTATCGTGACCTGATCCGCTCGCGTAAGCGTGCGTCGCCATTCATGATGGCGACGCACAAACTTCGTTCACGCCGTCGCGACGGCGTATTTGATCGATTCCACCGAATGTTTGACGAAATCCTTGCCGATCTCGCCCACCAGCTTCGCATTCAACGACGGCTGGTAGTGTCTGCGCATTTCGCCAAGCGTACGCGGATCGGCGATCACCAGTATGTGCTCGTACGCTTCCTCGAGCGCCTGGTGGTTGAGATAGGCCGCAACCGACCCGGCAAAATCATCCTCACGCAGCCGGGAGTCGTCCGGGTTGGCGGTAGAGCTGCGGTGCCTGCCGCCGGATCCGGCGCGGGCTACTTCAAGGACGGGATCCTCGATCTCGATCAAATCGAGATGCGGCTCGTGGCCCTTGTTGTGGAACAGCCGCAACTTCTCGCCATCCGTAACCGCGACAAGGGTGTCATTATTCAGGATCATGTGTCTTCTCCACAATCGGATCGCGTGGGCGTTCGTCCGCCTGATGCATCAATGCGAAAAGGAGATTGCAGATCCGGTTGCGCTGCCTTGACGTGGATCAAGCGAAGAACGGGCGGTGAGCAAGAAGCTCTCCCCAGCCTCAAAGCTGCGGTCACCTACTTCGGGCAGAAAGCCGAATGCAGCGCTTCGATGACCGTCAGCACTTCCGGCCTGGTGATGCGGTAATAGACGGTGGTCCCGTCGCGGCGGGCCTCGACCAGCCCGTCGGCCCTCAGCCGCATAAGCTGTTGCGACATCGGCACCTGGTCGATGTCGAGCAGTTCGCGCAGCTCGGCCACCGAGCGCTCCTCGTCGCCGAGGGCGCACAGAACGAGCAAACGCTGTGGATGGGACAGGCTGCGGAGGAGTTCCGCCGCCTTGCCCGAGGCCGGGATCAATTCTCGTACATTCATTTTCTTGAATTTATAATCTTTGAATGTTACATGCAAGCTTGCCGTTCGGGCTCACCGACGCCGTCACCTTACAATCGTGCCGCCCCGTTTGGAAATTGAGCCCGATCAACGCAGAACGCTGCCTTCCCGCGCAGAATGCTGCGGAAGGTCGAACCAACGGGAGGATATCATGTCCCACATCGTCGTCCTCGGAGCAGGTCTCGGCGGCACGATCATGGCGTATGAAATGCGCGACAAGCTGCGCGGCGAGGATCGGCTGACCGTCGTCACCCTCGGCACGTCCTATTCCTTTGTGCCTTCCAATCCCTGGGTGGCCGTCGGCTGGCGGGAGCGCAAGGACGTCACCGTCGATCTGGCGGACACCTTCAAAAGGCGCGGCATCGCGCTACGTCCCGAGGGCGCGAAGAAGGTGCATGCGAAGGAAAACCGCGTCGAGCTCAACGACGGCTCCTTCGTCGATTACGACTATCTGATCATCGCGACCGGCCCGGATCTTGCCTTCGACGAGGTGCCAGGTCTCGGACCTGCCGGACACACCCAATCCATTTGCCAGATCGATCATGCCGTCGCCGCGCGGGCGAGGTTCGACGAATTGGTCCGCAAGCCAGGTCCTATAGTCGTGGGCGCGGTCCAGGGCGCATCCTGCTACGGCCCGGCCTATGAATTCGCCTTCATCCTGGACACCGCGCTGCGCAAGGCCAGGGTGCGCGACCGCGTGCCGATGACCTTCGTGACGCCGGAACCCTATATCGGCCATCTCGGCCTCGACGGAGTCGGCGACACCAAGGGCCTGCTCGAGAGCGCCATGCGCGATCGCCACATCAAGTGGGTCACCAACGCCAAGGTGGCTTCGGTCGACGCCGGCGTGATGCATGTCGAGGAAGTCAACGACGATGGGACGACCAAGGCCAAGCATGACCTTCCCTTCGCCTTCTCGATGATGCTGCCGGCTTTCCGCGGCGTGCCGGCGGTGATGGGTGTCGAGGGCATGGTCAATCCACGCGGCTTCGTCACCATCGACAAGCATCAGCGCAACCAGACCTATCCGAACGTCTTCGCCATCGGCGTCTGCGTCGCCATTCCGCCGGTCGGCAAGACACCGCTTCCCGTGGGCGTGCCGAAGACGGGTTTCATGATCGAATCCATGGTCACGGCCACCGCCGAGAACATCGGCGCGCTTCTGCGCGGCGAGGAGCCGAGGGCCGTCGCGACATGGAATGCGGTCTGCCTCGCCGATTTCGGCGATGAAGGCATAGCCTTCGTCGCGCAGCCGCAGATCCCTCCCCGCAACGTCAACTGGTCCTCGCAGGGCAAGTGGGTTCACGCGGCGAAGGTCGGGTTCGAGAAATACTTCCTCCACAAGGTGCGGCAGGGAAAGAGCGAGACCTTCTATGAGGGGCTGGCGCTCGACGTTCTCGGCATCAAGAAACTCAAGGCCATCCACATCGAGCCGGCCGAATAGGCACGGCGGTTTCCAGGAGAAAAAGGTCATGACGATAGACAGGGCAGTTCTCATGTTCGCGGGCTTCATGGTGCTGATATCGCTCGCGCTCGGCATCTACTATTCGCCCTACTGGTTCCTGCTGACCGCATTCGCCGGGCTCAACATGGTGCAGGCCTCGGTCACGGGCTTCTGCCCGGCGGCGATGGTCTTCAAGAAGCTCGGCTGCAAGCCGGGCGTGGCGTTCAAATAGCGGCACGTCATTGCGAGCAATTGGCCGCTGTCGGGAGGCGGCCCAGTCGCTCCCGACCCATTTCAATCGACGAGACAAGCATAATGACAACCATACGATCGGCCCTCGCGAGCATTGTTCTGATCGGCGCCGCCGGCCTTGTCGCGGTCGATGCACGCGCCGCCGATTTCACAGTCAAGGCCGCGGCCGTCACCGAGATGAAGGCTGTGTATGGACAGGTGGAGAGCCGCACCATCCTGCCGGCCAGGGCGAGGATTTCGGGAACCGTCGCGTCCGTCCGCGTCTCGGAGGGCGCTGAGGTAAGCAAGGGCGACGTGATTGCCACGGTCGTCGACGACAAGCTCGCACTGCAGCTCAGAGCCGCCGACGCCAAGATCGCGGCGCTGAATTCGCAACTCGACAGCGCCCGCACCGATCTGCAGCGCGCGCAGGACCTGCTCGCCAAGGGTGCCGCCGCTCAAAGCCGGGTCGACGCCGCCAAGACGCAGTTCGATGTCGTCACGAACCAGCTGGCGGCTGCGATTGCCGAGAAGGCGGTCATCGAGCAAAGCACCAGGGAAGGCGATGTCCTGGCTCCGGCCGACGGCCGGGTGCTGACGGTACCGGTGGCCGCCGGCTCGGTGGTCATGGCGGGCGAACCCGTCGCACGGGTGGCGTCGGGCCAATACTATCTGCGACTGTCCTTGCCGGAACGGCACGCCGTCGAAATAACGGAAGGCGCCCGCGTCGACATCGGCGAACGCGGCACGGGTACCAATGCCGGCTTCGTCAAGGCCAGCGAGGGACGGATCGCCAAGGTCTACCCCGAGATCGAGAATGGCCGCGTGATTGCCGACGTCGAAGTCGTCGATATCGGGACCTATTTCGTCAATGAGCGCACGCTCGTTTCCATACCGGTTGCCAAACGGACCATGCTGGGTGTCCCGCCGGAGGCACTCAGGACCATCCACGGCATAGACTACGTCACGGTCGAGACGGCGGACGGCCCGCTCGAGGTCGCGGTCGTGCTGGGCGGGGAATTCCAGGACGCCGGCCAGCCTCGCGTCGAGATCCTGAGTGGTCTTGCCGATGGCGACAAGGTCGTCCTGCCATGAAACTCGGCATCGCCGGCTGGCTTACCCGTTCCTTCATCGCATCGCCGCTGACGCCTCTGTTCCTGCTGGCCGCGCTGGCGCTCGGGCTTGTGGCCCTGGTCACTCTGCCGCGTGAGGAGGAACCGCAGATCTCCGTACCCATGGTCGACATCCACGTGTCCGCCAACGGCCTGAAGGCCGAGGATGCCGTCAAGCTCGTGACCGAGCCGCTGGAGACGATCATCAAGGGCATAGACGGCGTGGAGCACGTCTACTCGCAGACCACGGATGACGGCGCGCTGGTGACCGCGCGCTTCAAGGTCGGCACCAGCTCGGATGCCGCGATCCTGCGTGTCCACGACAAGGTCCGCGCCAACATGGATCGCATCCCCGTCGGGATCCCGGAGCCGCTGATCGTCGGGCGCGGCATTGATGACGTCGCCATCGTGGTGGTGACGCTGACGCCGGCGCGACAGGCAGCGACGCGCTACTCCTCTGCGGATCTGACGCGCCTTGCGCATGAACTGCAGGTCGAGGTCGCAAAGCTTCCCGATATCGGCCTCACCTACATAGTCGGGGAGCAGCCGGAAGAGATCCAGGTCGAACCGGATCCGGAAAAGCTCTCGCTCTACGGCATCACGCTGCAGCAGTTGACGGGCAAGATCGCGGGCGCCAACCGTTCCTTCCAGATCGGCACGGTGCGCGACCAGAGCAACCAGCGGGTGCTGGTGGCCGGCCAGACGCTGCAGGCTTTATCCGATATCGGCAACCTTTTGCTGACCGCTCGCGACGGCCGGCCGGTCTATATCCGCGACGTCGCCAGCATCGTGCTCGCGACGTCGCCGGCGGAGAACCGCGTCACCGACATCGTCAAGTCCGACAAAGGTCTCGAACGCACGCCGGCCGTGTCGGTGGCGATCGCGAAGCGACCGGGTACCAATGCGGTCGTCATCGCCGATACGATCGTCAAGCGCCTAGATCAGGTGCGCGGCCAGATTTTCCCCAAGGACGTCGAGATGGCCGTGACGCGCAACTATGGCGAAACGGCCAATGAGAAGGCCAACGAATTGCTCTTCCATCTCGGCTTGGCGACCGTCTCCATCGTTCTCCTGGTCGCCGTCGCAATCGGTTGGCGGGAAGCTCTGGTGGTGGCCGTGGTGATACCCACGACGATCCTGCTGACCATGTTCGCATCGCGCGTCATGGGCTACACGCTGAACCGCGTCAGCCTGTTCGCGCTGATCTTCTCCATCGGCATCCTCGTCGACGACGCGATCGTGATCATCGAGAACATCGCGCGCCACTGGGCGATGGACGATGGACGTTCGCGCACCCAGGCGGCGATCGACGCGGTCGGCGAGGTCGGCAATCCCACCATCGTCGCGACGCTGACCGTGGTGGCGGCGCTGCTTCCCATGCTGTTCGTTTCCGGCCTCATGGGTCCCTATATGAGCCCGATCCCGGCCAACGCCTCGGCCGCGATGCTGTTCTCCTTCTTCGTCGCGGTGATGCTGACGCCATGGCTGATGATGAAGCTCGGCGGCAAGGATCAGGCCGGCACGCATGGCCGTGCCGGCAGCGCGCATGGCGGCGTGCTGGGGCGCATCTATGTCGCGGTGGCGCGGCCGATCTTGAAGTCGCGGTTCCGGGCGTGGGCCTTCCTTTTGCTCGTGGGCGTCGCCACGATCGGGTCCATGGCGCTGATCTACACCAAGCATGTGACGGTCAAGCTTCTGCCCTTCGACAACAAGACCGAGCTCCAGATCGTGGCGGACCTGCCCAAGGGCTCATCGGTCGAGGATACCGACCGGCTGCTGCAGGCAGCCGTGAACCGGCTGGCCTCGGTGCCGGAAGTGGTTTCGTTCCAGACCTACGCAGGCGCCGCCGCGCCTTTCAACTTCAACGGCCTGGTGCGCCACTACTACCTGCGATCGAGCCCCGAACAGGGCGACATTGCCGTCAACCTGCTTCCCAAGGGCGAGCGCAGCCGCGCCAGCCATGCCGTTGCGCTCGACTTGCGCGATCGCTTGAAGGGAATGGCGATGCCGGCGGGCACGGTGCTGAAGGTGGTCGAGCCGCCGCCGGGGCCGCCGGTGCTCGGCACGCTGCTGGCCGAAATCTACGGCCCGGACGCCGAGACCCGCCGTGCGGTCGCGGCCAAGGTGCGCGAGACCTTCGCCAGCGTCCCGTTCATCGTCGACGTCGACGACAGCTTCCACAACCAGCCGGAACGGCTGCGGCTTTCGATCGACCAGGACAACCTCGAATACTACAAGGTCGAGCAAGCGGACGTGTACGACACGCTGAGCTATCTCTACGGCGGCACCACGGTCGGCTACTCGCACCGGGGCGGCGGACGCCTGCCGATCCCGATCCGCACGGCCTTGTCCAAGACAAACGGCGTGGTCGACCAGCGCGCCCTGGCAACGCCGGTGGCAGCAAACGCGCTGCCCGGCGCGCGCGACGTTGTCGAGCTTGGCGACGTCGTGCGGGTGAGCCGGGAGCCGGCCTCCTACCCGATCTTCCGCCACAACGGGCGGCCGGCCGAGATGGTGATGGGCGAACTGGCCGGCGCGTTCGAGGCGCCGGTCTATGGCATGCTCGCGGTGGACGATGCGATCGCCAAGGCGGACTGGGGCAACGTGCCCAAACCGGCGATCGCGCTGCACGGCCAGCCGGACGACGAATCCAAGCCCACTTTATTGTGGGACGGCGAGTGGGAGGTGACCTGGGTGACGTTCCGCGACATGGGTGCCGCCTTCATGGTGGCTATCCTCGGCATCTACATCCTGGTCGTCGGGCAGTTCGGATCGTTCAAGCTGCCGCTGGTCATCCTGACTCCGATCCCGCTGACGCTGATCGGCATCATGCTCGGCCACTGGGCCTTCGCCGCGCCCTTCACGGCAACCTCGATGATCGGCTTCATCGCGCTCGCCGGCATCATCGTGCGCAACTCGATCCTGCTGGTGGACTTCATCCGGCACGCCAGGGGGACCGACGACCCGCTCGTCGGCGTGCTGCTCAAGGCCGGCGCGATCCGCTTCAAGCCGATCCTGCTCACCGCGCTCGCCGCGATGATCGGCGCCGCGGTGATCCTGACCGATCCGATCTTCCAGGGCCTCGCCATATCCCTGCTGTTCGGCCTCGCCTCCTCGACGCTGCTGACCGTGCTCGTCATCCCGGCGATCTACGTAGCGCTGCGTGGTGGCCCACCCGCCGGTGAAGCACCGCAGGCTGGGTAACCTGAGCAAGCCAGCGAAGTGTTTAGCCCTGGCGGAAATCGCCGGAGACGCCGAACACTATCAGGATCGCGGCCAAAGAAATCAAAACCGACGGGCCGCCGGTCAAATTGACGACGGCCGCACAAGCGCCCGCAGCTCCGCCGGCAACGATGGAGCGCAGAATGATCTCAAGCCACCTCGGCACCGGCCATTCTCCCATCCTGGGATTGGTTGGGGTCACGCATCGAGCTACCGCGGAGCAGACGCTCCATGGCCGCGAACCGATCGGACGAAAGATGAGACAGTTCGATTTCCCGGGCGAGGTCGGCTGCAAATTCGCGGAACGGCGCAAGATTGACGACAGGAACGCCGATCAGCACGGGTACGGAAAGCTCGAGCGCCTTGGCGATCAGAGCCCTGAAGCCACCTCCTTCGGCCTCGGTCTTTCCGAATTTGCAGAGAACCAGCAGATCGGTCTGACCGCACAATCCCGCTGCCGCGGCTTCACAGGCGCCGAGCAGCCGATCGATATTCAAAACACAGCCTCGGGCATGGGGACCTCGATCGTCGGATATGCCGTGGAGCTGGCCTGTCGCGAGATCCCGCAGATGCATGTCGCATTTCACGCGATCCGGTTTCGGTTCGCTTAGCTGGACAAGGCCAGCCAAGCGCATGCCCCGCTCGGCCATGATGGCAGTAACTTCCCGCAGGAATGCCTCGAACTCCGAACCGTTCGAATAGACGATCGCGGTGATGGGACAGTCGGGACGAATGCCCTGCATGGGGTTCTCCTTCAGTTTGAATTTGTCTGCCGTGCAGCAGACACGACCGGATCGGTCTTATGCGCTGAGACCAGCGAGGCGGCGCCCAAGGCCACGCTTCGCGCCGTCTCGAAGGGCACCGCACCTGCGCCCGCGCAGAAGCAACTGTCGGGCAGTATTGCCGGCACGGTCATGCCTCGGCGCCCGGCAGCGTCTTTTCGAGAATCGCGCGCATGGCCGCAAGACCCGGATCCTGCGCACGGTTCATGATCCCGATGAGTTGCGTCCAAAGATCGTCGGATGCGGTGTCCACGAAATTGCGAACGGCCGAGCCCACGATATCGGCCGGCGAACGACCGGACTGATCGGCAGCGGCGGTCAGCCGCGCAGCCAAGGCCGGCTCTTCGAAAGCGGCAACGATTGCCATGGCCGCTTTCGGGTCCTCCAGCGAGGCAATGATATCTCCGAGCATCGCATCCGCCTCACTGCACCAGCGGCGAGGAAGCGCCGTCTATGACAATGCCGCCGATGTCCGCCCGGCCGACAAGGAGGGAGACGTATTGCGCCGTCGCCTGCCGGCTGACGTGCTCGGCCAGGTAGGACGCGATGCGTTCCCGCACGGCCTCGAACGGAAGCTGGCGGCCATCGATGCGCCGCGTCAGGCGGATGAGGTGGACGCCGTAACGCGTCTCCACCGGCGAAGAAATCTCACCCGGTGCGAGATCGCCGAGAGCGGCCTCGAATTCCGGCGTCGTGTCGCCCGGCCCGATCTGGCCGAGGCTGCCGCCAAGGGCTCCCGACGGACAATCCGAACAGTCGCGCGCCAGCACCGCGAAACGCTCGGGTGCCGCCGCAAGGCTGGACCTGAGCGACATCGCCTTTTCACGCGCGGCGGCAAAGGCCTCGCGATCATCGCGGCGGGCAGCTACGAGAATATGGTCGGCCTCATAAAGCGGCGGCGTCACGAAGCGGCGAAGATTGTTCTCGTAGAAGCGCCGCAGCATCTCCTCGTCCGCCTCGGGAACGCGAACCTCGCGCTCGATCAGGCCGCGCACCAGCGCGTCTTCGATGGTCTCCCTGCGCCCATCCTGGTCGGTCCTCTGCTCGGCGGCGATGCCGAGACGCCGCGCCTCCTGCAGGAGCAACTCGCGGATGACGAGCGCACGGGTCGCGGCACGCCAGCCCTCGCCGGGATTGCGGGCGGGAAAGTTCTGCACCTCGGCGGCGATCGCCTTGCGCGATATCGCCACTCCGTTGACGGTCACCAGCGGCATCGCCACGCGCTCGCGGGACGGCGCCGTGTCGGGAGCCGCAGGTCGGTGTTCGTGCGGATGTTCGGACGATTTGCGGCCGGCCGAGTGATCGATGACGAGCGCGGCCATGGTCTACTCCGCAGGCTGGTGGGAGGGAGCGGCAGCGGGTCGCCGCACCGGCGCGGACGACCGCACCGCAGGCGCCGGTGCGGGCTGCCGGCGGGTCGCGAAGCGTGTGCGCACGACCTGGTAACCTGGGCGGCCGAGATACCAGACCGGCGCGCTCCAGACATGAACCAGCCTGGTGAACGGGAAGACCAGGAAGATCGTCATGCCGAGCAGGAGATGCGCCTTGAAGATCGGGTTGACGTCGGCGACATAGGCCGCGGCCGCCGGCTGCAAGGTGAGAATGCCCTGCGCCCAGTTCATGAATTTCACCATCTCGTGGCCGTCCATGTGACCGAGCGAGACGAAGATGGTTGAAAGGCCAAGCGTGAGCTGCAGCCAGAGCAACAACAAAATCGCGATGTCGCCGGGCGCCGAGGTGTTGCGGATGCGCGGATCGAACAGCCGGCGATGGGCAAGAAGCGATATGCCGATGAAGCAGGCAACACCGGCGATTCCGCCGGCGGTGATGGCAAGACCCTGCTTGAAGCTGTGGGAAACGCCGAGCGCATCGAAGACCCAGATAGGCGTCAGCAGGCCGACGAAATGACCGCCGAAGATCACCAGTATGCCCACGTGGAAGAGATTGGAGCCCCAGCGGAGCTGGCGCCGCCGCAGCAGCTGGGAGGAGCCCGTCTTCCAGGTGTACTGCTCGCGATCGAAGCGGATCAGGCTGCCGAGCAGGAAGATGGTCAGGCAGAAATAGGGATACCAGCCAAAGAGCGCGTCGTTGATTGTGTCGGACATAGCTTCCCTCCGTCAGGCCGCATTGTTGCGCGCATCGCGATTGGCGGCACGCATCTGGATTCTCAGCCGGTCGACGGAACAGCCGTCGGTCGCATTTCCGGGACCGAATGCGACGGCGGTCTCTTCCCAGGCGGCATCGATGGTCGCCAGGTCGTCGGGCTCGTCGATTTCGGCGGCGGCGGCGACCACGGCAGGCACGCTGGCAATCGAGCGTAGCGCCGTGAACACGGCGGCATAGCCTGCGTTGCGCTTAGCGAGCCGCTCTTCCAGCAGCGAGAAGATGTGAGCGGTTTCATCGAGCAGGCCGCGCGCCTCCTCAAAGGGACGGGCGGAGAGGAACTCGAGGAAAAGCGGGATGAAGTCGGGCAATTCGTTTGCCGCGACGAGAAGCCCGCCACGCCGGTAATGTTCGACCAGATCGACCATCGCCTGGCCGCGATCGCGGCTCTCGCCATGGATGTGCTCGAAGAGGTGCAGCGAGTGACGGCGCGTCTTGTCGAACAACTCGACGTAACGCTCCTGCAGATCGTAAAGGTCGAGCGTGGCCAGATCGGCAAGCAGGAGCTGCAGGTGCTTGCCTGCTTCGTCCGATACCAATCCCTCGGCCGCGATCGCCGCGGCGATTTCCGGGATCGCCGCGCAAAGCTCCTCGGTCGGATAGGAAAGGAGGGCCGAGAGCGCCTTGAAGGTCCTGTTCGAGAGCGGCGCCACCATCACGCGATCTCCATCGGGTTTGTCGGCCGCTTGGTCTGCTTGGTGCCGAAGAGGTTGGTCTCCGTGGAACCGCCCGAGCAGCCATTGCCGAAGGAGAAGCCGCAGGAGCCGCGCATATCCTGGGCGTCCTCGCTCCATTCGCGGTGCGACGTCGGGATGACGAAACGATCCTCGTAATTGGCGATCGCCATCACCTTGTACATTTCGTCGATGGCCGAGCCGGTCAGGCCGACCCGCGCCGCGATCGATTCGTCGAGGCGGCCGTCGATCGTCTTTGCCCGCATATAGCTTCGCATCGCCAGCATGCGTTCGAGCGCGAGCGCCACAGGCTCCTCATTGCCTGCCGTCAGCAGATTGGCGAGATACTGGAGCGGGATGCGCAGGCTACGCACGTCGGGCATGTCGCCGTCCAGCCCCATCTTGCCGGCGGCGGCCGCCGACTGGATGGGCGAGAGCGGCGGAACGTACCAGACCATCGGCAGGGTGCGGTACTCAGGGTGCAGCGGAAAGGCGATTTTCCACTCCATCGCCATCTTCCAGACCGGCGACAATTTGGCCGCCTCCAGCCAGTTGTCGGGAATCCCGTCGGCACGGGCCTGGGCGATGACGGCCGGATCGTTCGGATCGAGGAAGACGTCGAGCTGCGCCTGATAGAGGTCTTCCTCACGCGGCATGCTGGCGGCCGCCTCGATGCGGTCGGCGTCGTAGAGGATCACGCCGAGATAGCGGATGCGCCCGACGCAGGTTTCCGAACAAACGGTCGGCTGGCCCGCCTCGATGCGCGGGAAGCAGAAGATGCACTTCTCCGATTTGCCCGACGACCAGTTGTAGTAGATCTTCTTGTAGGGGCAGCCGGAGACGCACATGCGCCAGCCGCGGCACTTGTCCTGATCGATCAGGACGATGCCGTCCTCCTCGCGTTTATAGATGGCTCCCGACGGGCACACCGCCGCGCAAGCCGGGTTGAGGCAGTGCTCGCAAAGCCTCGGCAGGTACATCATGAAGGTGTTTTCGAACTGGCCGTAGATGTCCTTCTGGACGCCCTCGAAGTTCACGTCCTTCGACCGCTTCTCGAACTCGCCGCCGAGGATCTCCTCCCAGTTCGGACCCCATTCGATCTTTTCCATCCGCTCGCCGGTGATGGCCGAGCGTGGGCGGGCCGTGGGGAAAGCCTTCGATTCCTTCGCCGTGTGCAGGTGTTCGTAGTCGAAAGTGAACGGCTCGTAATAGTCGTCGATCTCGGGCAAATCAGGGTTCGCGAAGATGTTGGCAAGGATGCGCCACTTGGCGCCCATCTTCGGCTCGATCTTGCCATTCTTCTTGCGGCGCCAGCCGCCGTTCCATTTCTGCTGGTTCTCCCACTCCTTGGGATAGCCGACGCCCGGCTTGGTCTCGACATTGTTGAACCATGCGTATTCGACGCCTTCCCGGTTGGTCCAGACGTTCTTGCAGGTAACCGAGCAGGTGTGACACCCGATGCATTTGTCGAGGTTCAGCACCATCGCGATCTGAGCGCGGATCTTCATTCTGCTGCCTCCCTGGGAGCATTGGCTTGCAAGGGTTCCTCGAGCCAGTCGACGGCCGCCATCTTGCGGACCACGATGAACTCGTCGCGGTTGGAGCCCACGGTTCCGTAGTAGTTGAAGCCGTAGGACTGGTGGACATAGCCGCCGATCATGTGCGTCGGCTTGAGCACCGTGCGCGTCACCGAATTGTGGATGCCGCCGCGGTTGCCGGTCAGTTCGGAGCCCGGCGTGTTCACGATCTTCTCCTGCGCGTGATACATCAGCATCATGCCCTGCTTGACACGCTGGGAGACGACGGCGCGGGCCGTAAGCGCCCCGTTGGCGTTGAAGACCTCGACCCAGTCGTTGTCGACTATGTCCGCGGCCTTGGCGTCGGTCTCCGAAATCCACACGACCGGACCGCCGCGATTGAGCGTCAGCATCAGGAGATTGTCGCTGTAGGTGGAGTGGATGCCCCATTTCTGGTGGGGCGTGATGAAGTTGAGGACGATTTCCTTGTTGCCGTTGGGCCTCAGTCCCTTGACGGCGGGAATCGTCTTGAGGTCGACCGGCGGCTTCCACGTGATGAAGCCTTCGCCGAAGGCCCGCATCCACAGATGATCCTGATAGAGCTGCTGGCGCCCGGTCAGGGTGCGCCACGGGATCAGTTCGTGGACGTTCGTGT
The window above is part of the Mesorhizobium sp. WSM4904 genome. Proteins encoded here:
- the narI gene encoding respiratory nitrate reductase subunit gamma produces the protein MSDTINDALFGWYPYFCLTIFLLGSLIRFDREQYTWKTGSSQLLRRRQLRWGSNLFHVGILVIFGGHFVGLLTPIWVFDALGVSHSFKQGLAITAGGIAGVACFIGISLLAHRRLFDPRIRNTSAPGDIAILLLLWLQLTLGLSTIFVSLGHMDGHEMVKFMNWAQGILTLQPAAAAYVADVNPIFKAHLLLGMTIFLVFPFTRLVHVWSAPVWYLGRPGYQVVRTRFATRRQPAPAPAVRSSAPVRRPAAAPSHQPAE
- a CDS encoding efflux RND transporter permease subunit, coding for MKLGIAGWLTRSFIASPLTPLFLLAALALGLVALVTLPREEEPQISVPMVDIHVSANGLKAEDAVKLVTEPLETIIKGIDGVEHVYSQTTDDGALVTARFKVGTSSDAAILRVHDKVRANMDRIPVGIPEPLIVGRGIDDVAIVVVTLTPARQAATRYSSADLTRLAHELQVEVAKLPDIGLTYIVGEQPEEIQVEPDPEKLSLYGITLQQLTGKIAGANRSFQIGTVRDQSNQRVLVAGQTLQALSDIGNLLLTARDGRPVYIRDVASIVLATSPAENRVTDIVKSDKGLERTPAVSVAIAKRPGTNAVVIADTIVKRLDQVRGQIFPKDVEMAVTRNYGETANEKANELLFHLGLATVSIVLLVAVAIGWREALVVAVVIPTTILLTMFASRVMGYTLNRVSLFALIFSIGILVDDAIVIIENIARHWAMDDGRSRTQAAIDAVGEVGNPTIVATLTVVAALLPMLFVSGLMGPYMSPIPANASAAMLFSFFVAVMLTPWLMMKLGGKDQAGTHGRAGSAHGGVLGRIYVAVARPILKSRFRAWAFLLLVGVATIGSMALIYTKHVTVKLLPFDNKTELQIVADLPKGSSVEDTDRLLQAAVNRLASVPEVVSFQTYAGAAAPFNFNGLVRHYYLRSSPEQGDIAVNLLPKGERSRASHAVALDLRDRLKGMAMPAGTVLKVVEPPPGPPVLGTLLAEIYGPDAETRRAVAAKVRETFASVPFIVDVDDSFHNQPERLRLSIDQDNLEYYKVEQADVYDTLSYLYGGTTVGYSHRGGGRLPIPIRTALSKTNGVVDQRALATPVAANALPGARDVVELGDVVRVSREPASYPIFRHNGRPAEMVMGELAGAFEAPVYGMLAVDDAIAKADWGNVPKPAIALHGQPDDESKPTLLWDGEWEVTWVTFRDMGAAFMVAILGIYILVVGQFGSFKLPLVILTPIPLTLIGIMLGHWAFAAPFTATSMIGFIALAGIIVRNSILLVDFIRHARGTDDPLVGVLLKAGAIRFKPILLTALAAMIGAAVILTDPIFQGLAISLLFGLASSTLLTVLVIPAIYVALRGGPPAGEAPQAG
- a CDS encoding peptidylprolyl isomerase — encoded protein: MAALVIDHSAGRKSSEHPHEHRPAAPDTAPSRERVAMPLVTVNGVAISRKAIAAEVQNFPARNPGEGWRAATRALVIRELLLQEARRLGIAAEQRTDQDGRRETIEDALVRGLIEREVRVPEADEEMLRRFYENNLRRFVTPPLYEADHILVAARRDDREAFAAAREKAMSLRSSLAAAPERFAVLARDCSDCPSGALGGSLGQIGPGDTTPEFEAALGDLAPGEISSPVETRYGVHLIRLTRRIDGRQLPFEAVRERIASYLAEHVSRQATAQYVSLLVGRADIGGIVIDGASSPLVQ
- a CDS encoding DUF2478 domain-containing protein, with product MQGIRPDCPITAIVYSNGSEFEAFLREVTAIMAERGMRLAGLVQLSEPKPDRVKCDMHLRDLATGQLHGISDDRGPHARGCVLNIDRLLGACEAAAAGLCGQTDLLVLCKFGKTEAEGGGFRALIAKALELSVPVLIGVPVVNLAPFREFAADLAREIELSHLSSDRFAAMERLLRGSSMRDPNQSQDGRMAGAEVA
- the narJ gene encoding nitrate reductase molybdenum cofactor assembly chaperone, encoding MVAPLSNRTFKALSALLSYPTEELCAAIPEIAAAIAAEGLVSDEAGKHLQLLLADLATLDLYDLQERYVELFDKTRRHSLHLFEHIHGESRDRGQAMVDLVEHYRRGGLLVAANELPDFIPLFLEFLSARPFEEARGLLDETAHIFSLLEERLAKRNAGYAAVFTALRSIASVPAVVAAAAEIDEPDDLATIDAAWEETAVAFGPGNATDGCSVDRLRIQMRAANRDARNNAA